In Xiphophorus couchianus chromosome 8, X_couchianus-1.0, whole genome shotgun sequence, the following proteins share a genomic window:
- the ccdc80l2 gene encoding coiled-coil domain-containing protein 80, with amino-acid sequence MLHLYTSHHLVSLLALWSLSCTGLITAWPGIPGSKPKADLDPNVRDWGDYSDLPAGIEHGLGLEEDREHEENRGVREPSSNLAPELDFLADFAGKKRLWVITAPSHNDNYLRMMEKQLEDMEQKRLNCRLAERDTFIITIIQNAMMEGRIQKTTFQGDATVENLDPDTVTKLLHYLELSSQEQTFTILVMKKNLQVSERFPYPVRVEAILELIDQFPVRKLEKMTRKGSNLRCKTTKKRVVMKRKKKMKKMVLSPQRAGDVTSVVASQRQPLDKKAALRSKIQDILNGKSRFVIRKTPAGSTRGKASNSDNLETSKVSSGVQSVPQTDEKVEKDKPPSSTDKGKEKNGGQNTKNKEPNIKTETEKKQSTKKKGKGKKGKKGKGRGKKSSREVNEEDKTALRIFLDSMRGSRRLMLISTPSRDTTLYIQQTEENKKQHCELAIRKITVATIVGEGSDATISVQHQQLESERPLKDQSEQDFDLRLIPLLRAELGLSSSDLFSMTVTDYDIKPKRVFEAPPSSPALFEYIDNFPSRYSEKEKERKSPAVCSKDIQAPEVENSLLRFMSKRRLLLISAPSEDDYSFQQQISALSGQECQLGIRHFALLKLTGNGQKASGTVELYPINGRSQSEVEPLSRVVVNNLREQLKISKDYFSMLVVGKDSDVKAWFSSPMWSLDNIYDLVDSMELRIQEANLQMSVGIQCPKDIGRGGGEAGHYPGYDEDRAEETYLYYQSEN; translated from the exons ATGTTGCATTTGTATACTTCACACCACCTTGTGTCACTACTTGCTTTGTGGAGCCTCAGCTGCACAGGTTTGATCACAGCCTGGCCAGGCATTCCTGGAAGTAAGCCAAAGGCTGATTTGGACCCAAATGTGAGAGACTGGGGAGATTACTCAGATCTCCCAGCTGGAATTGAACATGGACTTGGACTGGAAGAGGACAGAgaacatgaagaaaacagaggagtCAGGGAACCATCATCCAACTTGGCTCCTGAGCTGGATTTCCTGGCTGACTTTGCAG GTAAGAAGCGGCTGTGGGTGATAACTGCTCCATCACACAATGATAACTACCTACGGATGATGGAAAAACAGCTTGAAGACATGGAGCAG AAAAGGCTGAACTGCCGTTTAGCAGAAAGAGACACTTTCATCATAACCATCATCCAGAATGCCATGATGGAAGGTCGCATCCAGAAAACGACTTTTCAAGGAGATGCAACTGTGGAGAACCTGGATCCTGACACTGTTACCAAACTGCTTCATTACCTGGAGCTTTCCAGccaa gagCAAACCTTCACCATACTGGTCATGAAGAAGAACCTCCAGGTCAGCGAACGTTTTCCTTATCCAGTCCGTGTTGAGGCAATTTTGGAGCTCATTGATCAGTTCCCAGTGAGGAAACTGGAGAAGATGACCAGAAAAGGATCAAACTTAAG gtgtaaaaccacaaaaaagagAGTtgtaatgaaaagaaaaaagaagatgaagaagatggTGCTGAGTCCCCAGAGAGCGGGAGACGTGACTTCAGTCGTGGCTTCTCAAAGACAACCCTTGGACAAAAAGGCTGCCCTGAGAAGTAAGATTCAGGATATACTCAATGGCAAGTCGAGGTTTGTGATTCGTAAGACACCTGCTGGATCCACAAGAGGAAAGGCGTCAAACAGTGATAACTTGGAAACCTCCAAAGTGTCCAGTGGAGTCCAGTCTGTTCCACAAACTGATGAGAAAGTGGAGAAAGACAA GCCTCCTTCTTCCACTgacaaaggaaaggaaaaaaatggaggacaaaacaccaaaaacaaagaacCAAATATAAAGACGGAGACAGAGAAGAAACAGAGCACAAAGAAAAAGGGCAAAGGGAAGAAAGGTAAGAAAGGAAAGGGAAGAGGGAAAAAATCCAGCAGAGAAGTGAATGAAGAGGATAAAACAGCTCTGAGAATATTTTTGGACAGTATGCGAGGGTCCAGAAGGCTGATG CTGATCTCGACGCCCAGCAGGGACACAACTCTGTACATCCAGCAGACTGAGGAGAACAAAAAGCAGCACTGTGAACTCGCCATCAGGAAGATAACCGTGGCAACCATTGTGGGAGAAGGAAGTGACGCCACGATCTCTGTGCAGCACCAGCAGCTCG AGTCTGAGCGTCCTCTTAAGGATCAATCAGAGCAAGACTTTGACTTACGTCTGATCCCTCTGTTAAGAGCAGAGCTCGGCTTGTCCTCCTCCGACCTTTTCTCAATGACCGTCACGGATTATGACATCAAACCTAAA AGAGTCTTTGAGGCTCCTCCATCAAGCCCAGCTCTGTTCGAGTACATTGACAACTTTCCCTCCAGGTACtctgagaaagagaaagaaaggaaaagccCTGCTGTTTGCTCCAAAGACATACAAGCACCTGAGGTTGAAAACTCACTACTCAG ATTTATGTCTAAGCGGAGGCTGCTACTGATTTCTGCTCCCTCAGAAGACGATTACTCTTTCCAACAGCAGATTTCTGCTCTCAGTGGTCAAGAGTGTCAACTGg GTATCCGACACTTTGCTCTGTTGAAATTGACTGGAAATGGACAAAAAGCTTCAGGGACTGTTGAGCTATATCCTATAAATG GTCGCAGTCAAAGTGAGGTGGAGCCATTATCTCGTGTTGTGGTCAACAACCTGAGAGAACAGCTGAAAATCAGTAAGGACTACTTCAGCATGTTGGTTGTGGGGAAGGACAGCGATGTCAAGGCATGGTTCTCGTCACCTATGTGGTCCCTGGACAACATCTATGACCTTGTGGACTCTATGGAGCTTCGTATCCAGGAAGCAAACCTCCAGATGAGTGTGGGGATCCAGTGTCCCAAGGACATAGGAAGAGGAGGCGGTGAAGCAGGACACTATCCTGGTTATGATGAAGACCGGGCTGAAGAAACATACTTATATTACCAATCAGAGAACTAA